A DNA window from Elephas maximus indicus isolate mEleMax1 chromosome 17, mEleMax1 primary haplotype, whole genome shotgun sequence contains the following coding sequences:
- the LOC126060847 gene encoding interleukin-36 gamma-like translates to MDKALRMDTEVMVNPQNGTILDLNHQVWVLQSQTLVAVPRSDSVVPVTVTLIPCKYPESFEQDKGTPIYMGIKNPEMCLSCEDAGGQPTLKLKVEKILDLYDQAAPVKPFLFYHDKKGRTSTFESVAFPGWFIASSEIGQPIFLTSELGKAYNTEFDLSIKA, encoded by the exons ATGGATAAAGCTCTCAGAATGGACACAGAGG TGATGGTTAACCCTCAGAATGGGACTATCTTAGATTTGAATCACCAGGTGTGGGTTCTTCAGAGTCAGACCCTTGTGGCAGTTCCACGGAGTGACAGTGTGGTTCCAG TCACTGTCACTCTTATCCCGTGCAAGTATCCAGAGTCTTTTGAGCAAGACAAAGGGACTCCAATTTATATGGGAATAAAGAATCCAGAGATGTGTCTGTCTTGTGAGGATGCTGGAGGGCAGCCCACATTGAAACTGAAG GTGGAGAAGATACTGGATTTGTACGACCAAGCTGCACCTGTGAAGCCCTTCCTCTTCTACCATGACAAGAAAGGCAGGACCTCCACCTTCGAGTCTGTGGCCTTCCCTGGCTGGTTCATCGCCTCCTCAGAAATAGGCCAACCCATCTTCCTCACTTCAGAACTAGGGAAAGCATACAACACTGAGTTTGATTTATCTATAAAGGCTTGA